A segment of the Posidoniimonas polymericola genome:
GCCCACCGGTTCCGCAGCCAAATCCACGCCCGCGTGGCGCTCTGCATCGGGGCGACCATCGACTTCCTGGCAGGCGAGAAGCGCCGCTCGCCGGTCTGGATGCGTCGATCTGGGCTCGAGTGGACGCACCGCCTGCTGAGCGAGCCGGGCCGGCTCGCGAAGCGGTACGCGGTCGACGCGCTTCTGTTCCCGCCGCTGGTGTATCGCGAGTGGCGCGGGCTCTGTTAGCAGCGAACGGGGCCAAGGTATACTCGGCCCCATGAGCACCGACAACCTGATAGTGATCTCGATTGACGGCCTGCGGGCCTCGGCGCTCGGGGCCTACGGCAACACCTGGCACCAGACGCCGGCCTTTGACGCCCTCGCGGCGCAGTCGACCGTCTGCTCGCAGTTGCTGGCCGAGCACTGGGCGCCGGAGCAATTCTGGTCCTCGGTCTGGGGTCCAAACGCCGACGGGAGTCGGCAGTCGCTGCCGTCACACGCGCTCGAATTGGGCTGGCGCTCGCTCCTCGTAACCGACGACGCGACCGCGGCCGATTTGGACGCCGCCTCAGGCTTCGAGACCGCCGACATTGTGCCGCCGTCGGACCTGCAGGCGCCGGCGGACTCTGTCGAACAGACCGCCGCGGCGGCGACCCTCTCGGCCCTGCTCGAGGCGATCGAGCTGACGCCCGGCGACCGGCCCTTGCTGGCATGGGCCCACCTGCGGTTCGCAGCGGGTCCGTGGGACGCACCGCTGTCGCTGGTCGACGACCTGCGTGACGACGACGACCCCGAGGCGGAGCCGTCGCTCCTGCCGCCGTCTGGCGCGCTGGCCGACCTCGCCGAACCGGACGACGCCCGGTTCTTGGCCACGCTCCGCTACTCGGCCCAAGTGGTCGCGCTCGATCGTTGCCTGGGGATCGTGCTTCAGGCGCTGCCGGAAGTGCTCGAGGGCCGGCCCTACCGGCTGGCGGTGCTCGGCACACGTGGGTTCGCCCTCGGCGAACACGGCCGCCTGGGAGACGAATACCGCCCCTACAACGAGTGCCGCCAGCTGCCGGTCCTGCTGCACCGCTCGCAGGAGCCATCGCACGCGCGGCGACGGGGGCTGCTCACGAACGCCGACCTCCCGGCGCTGCTGCTGGGCGAAGAACCGTCCCCCAGAAAAAAAGTAATCCTGCACGCCCCCAAAGGCGGGGCCGTGCAGGATGAGCATTGGAAGCTGTGCGTTCCGAGCGACGCGGAGCCAGAGCTGTACTCAAAGCCCGACGACACGTGGGAGATGAACGACGTCGCCGTTCGCCACCGGCACGAGGTCGAAGAGCTGCAGGCCGCTCTCACAGATGCATCGACTACAGCGAATGCGAAGCCTGCATGACGCGGGGCTGTTCGACGTACGGGTTGATTACCACCAGCGGCTGCGGCGCGGCGGCCTTGGCGGTCTGGTCGGCATCCACGGAGGCCTCAACCGAATCGCTCGGCACAAAAGGGTTGTTGATCGTCAACGGCTGAATGGTCTCGACAATTTCCGGGGTGCGGAAGTGGGGCGGGTACGCAAACGGGCTGTGGCCGTAGGTCCGCGGCACCGGGGCGCTGTAGTAAACCGGCGGGTGAGCGGCGAAGTACGGCACGCGGTAGTCGAGCGAACCGTACATGTAGCCCAGGCCGAAGCCGTAGCCACCGCCGCAGCCGTCGTAAGCGAGCGCGGAGGAGGCGGCGCCCAGCAGGCCCGCGGCGAGAGCACAAGTCAGCAGAATACGGCGGGCCATGACGACAATCCTCAGCGTTGTTGAAACAAGGGCGGGGGTGCTATGGTGAGGGGGCAGGGATTCGCCCTCCTACTCCACGCTAATCAGCCCACCGCCTGCCTGCAAGAAATTGACGAATCCCCCTGCTTCTGACGATTATTCCGCTGGCCGGCGCCACAGTCTCACGGCTCGGCTGAAGCGGCAGGCCGAACAGCTCGGCTTTGCCTACGCCGGCGTCTGCCCCGCGGTGCGGCCCCCCGGAGCCGACCACCTCGACGACTGGCTCGAGGCGGGCTACGCCGGCCAGATGAGCTATCTGGCCGACCGCCGACACGCCTACGAGCACCCGAGCCACGTGCTGGACGGCTGCCGGAGCGTGATGATGCTGGCGATGTCGTACCGCACCGTGGCGCCCGCCAATCCCGGGCCCGGCCAGGCCCGGGTCTCGCGCTACGCCTGGGGCGACGCCGACTACCACGACCTAATCCGCAACCGACTGCACCGGCTGGCCGACGCCCTGCGGCAGGAGGTCCCCGAAGCCCAGACACGGTGCGTGGTCGACACCGCGCCGCTCTTGGAGCGGGACTTCGCCCGGCTCGCCGGGCTTGGCTGGATCGGCAAGAACACGCTGCTCCTGACCAAGCCGGATGGGAGCTGGTTCTTCTTGGCCGCGCTGCTGACCGACGTCGAGCTAGATTACGACGCGCCGATGGAGGCCTCGCACTGCGGCACGTGCACGGCGTGCCTCGACGCGTGCCCGACCGACGCGTTCCCTCAGCCGGGCGTGCTCGACGCCTCGCGGTGCATCAGCTACCTGACCATCGAGCTCCGCGATCAGGTCCCCGTTGAACTCCGCCCTGGCATGGGCGATTGGCTCTTCGGCTGCGATGTCTGCCAGGACGTCTGCCCGTGGAACCGGCGGTCGCCCGAATCCCCGCTTGCTAGCTTCTCTCCGCAGCCCGGCGCGAACCCAATAGAGCTGGCGCCGCTCTTCGCGCTCGACGAGGCCGGCTTTCGACAACGCTTCCGCAAGACGCCGCTCTGGCGGGCGCACCGCCGCGGGCTGCTGCGGAGCGCCGCGATTGTGCTCGGCAACACCCAACCAGC
Coding sequences within it:
- the queG gene encoding tRNA epoxyqueuosine(34) reductase QueG, with the translated sequence MTNPPASDDYSAGRRHSLTARLKRQAEQLGFAYAGVCPAVRPPGADHLDDWLEAGYAGQMSYLADRRHAYEHPSHVLDGCRSVMMLAMSYRTVAPANPGPGQARVSRYAWGDADYHDLIRNRLHRLADALRQEVPEAQTRCVVDTAPLLERDFARLAGLGWIGKNTLLLTKPDGSWFFLAALLTDVELDYDAPMEASHCGTCTACLDACPTDAFPQPGVLDASRCISYLTIELRDQVPVELRPGMGDWLFGCDVCQDVCPWNRRSPESPLASFSPQPGANPIELAPLFALDEAGFRQRFRKTPLWRAHRRGLLRSAAIVLGNTQPAGGVELLRTGLHDNEPIVRGASAWALGQYASDSARAALSERASVETDAGVQTEIDAALAAC